The Saprospiraceae bacterium genome includes a window with the following:
- a CDS encoding HAMP domain-containing protein has translation MDNPIILHTHTIMALLLLLLVSGMYFYLYNLKSDSQGKKWFQIFYLAQIFWQSSDMIRYSLHPELIGSLGYKLSVVLVTIPALSVLQIAYAQFLYRFLDDTFRKERKVVLILMIIVALIANILNVWNEFYNDSAIEVLHLIGFAHGLLFNLWSMIICFRKALRLRKNKPEAALGNFYQAWAISLFVIPCIIILMYGFYSPIGYWSFFVMIWIGNLVQIVIFINFAAVYVNFQDKLIGFNFVIVMTVLMLLALTLYPPFPPDQIEISLKNQDGLLKFIVVIIFSMVVLRIIFPMILRKSLTMPLQRLLTGVQQVNDGNLNTKVQVGQPDEIGFLTSNFNQMTITIQNAQNELKRYAENLEKQVEERTSEILSQNKHIEKQRDDLQSTLDELKSTQRQLIQSEKMASLGELTAGIAHEIQNPLNFVNNFSEVSNELIVDMVDELDKGDIEEAKAISADIKSNLEKINHHGRRASSIVKGMLEHSRTSSGQKELTDINALCDEYLRLSYHGLRAKDKSFNAAFETNFDPNLPKIEIVPQDIGRVILNLINNAFYAVSEKSKVESQQSGSGYKPTVSITTQQIVNSQQPTANSQLLIAIKDNGSGIPSQIKDKIFQPFFTTKPTGQGTGLGLSLAYDIVKAHGGEMKVESKEGEGSEFLLYLPI, from the coding sequence ATGGATAATCCTATCATATTACATACCCATACCATTATGGCTTTATTACTGCTTTTGCTGGTCAGTGGTATGTATTTTTATCTCTACAATCTTAAATCAGATTCACAAGGCAAAAAATGGTTTCAGATTTTTTATCTCGCCCAAATATTCTGGCAATCAAGTGATATGATTCGCTATAGTCTCCATCCGGAATTAATCGGGAGTCTTGGATATAAATTATCTGTTGTACTTGTTACTATACCCGCTTTGAGTGTATTGCAGATTGCGTATGCGCAATTTTTATATCGATTTCTGGACGACACATTTAGAAAGGAAAGAAAAGTAGTACTGATACTGATGATTATAGTTGCTTTGATTGCCAATATATTAAATGTTTGGAACGAGTTTTATAATGATAGTGCAATAGAAGTATTACATCTCATTGGTTTTGCTCATGGCCTTCTCTTCAATCTTTGGTCGATGATAATCTGTTTTCGTAAAGCTTTAAGACTTAGAAAAAATAAACCTGAAGCTGCGTTAGGTAACTTTTATCAGGCCTGGGCTATCAGTTTATTTGTTATACCGTGTATCATTATTTTAATGTATGGATTTTATAGCCCTATTGGGTATTGGTCCTTCTTTGTCATGATCTGGATAGGGAATTTAGTACAGATAGTAATATTTATAAATTTTGCGGCAGTGTATGTTAATTTTCAGGATAAACTGATAGGTTTTAATTTTGTCATCGTTATGACCGTTTTGATGTTATTGGCATTAACTCTTTATCCGCCATTTCCGCCCGATCAGATAGAAATAAGTTTGAAAAATCAGGATGGATTGCTCAAATTTATTGTTGTAATTATCTTTAGCATGGTGGTTCTCAGAATAATTTTTCCTATGATTCTGAGAAAGTCTCTCACAATGCCACTTCAAAGACTACTTACCGGGGTGCAGCAGGTCAATGATGGAAATCTGAATACAAAAGTGCAGGTCGGTCAGCCGGATGAAATAGGTTTTTTGACAAGTAATTTTAATCAGATGACCATCACCATTCAAAATGCTCAAAACGAATTGAAGAGGTATGCTGAAAATCTGGAAAAGCAAGTAGAAGAGAGAACAAGTGAAATACTTAGTCAAAATAAACACATAGAAAAACAACGGGATGACCTTCAGAGCACATTGGATGAACTAAAATCCACTCAGAGACAACTTATCCAATCAGAAAAAATGGCATCCCTCGGTGAACTCACCGCAGGAATCGCTCATGAGATTCAAAATCCGCTGAACTTTGTGAATAATTTTTCGGAAGTAAGTAATGAGTTAATCGTGGATATGGTTGATGAATTGGATAAAGGTGATATTGAAGAAGCAAAAGCTATTTCAGCAGATATAAAATCCAATCTTGAAAAAATCAACCACCATGGAAGACGAGCCAGCAGTATCGTAAAAGGTATGCTAGAGCACTCCAGAACCAGTTCCGGTCAAAAAGAATTGACCGATATCAATGCCTTATGTGATGAATATCTCAGGCTTTCTTATCATGGTCTCAGGGCTAAAGACAAATCCTTCAACGCAGCTTTTGAAACTAATTTTGATCCAAACCTGCCTAAAATTGAAATCGTACCACAAGACATAGGCAGAGTCATCTTGAATCTGATTAATAACGCCTTCTACGCCGTAAGTGAAAAGTCAAAAGTTGAAAGCCAACAGTCAGGAAGTGGTTATAAACCAACTGTATCCATCACCACCCAACAAATAGTTAACAGCCAACAGCCAACAGCTAACAGCCAATTGCTAATAGCTATCAAAGACAACGGGTCAGGTATTCCGTCGCAAATCAAAGATAAAATCTTCCAGCCATTCTTTACCACCAAACCGACGGGACAAGGTACCGGCTTGGGATTATCTTTAGCTTATGATATTGTGAAGGCGCATGGAGGGGAGATGAAGGTGGAGTCTAAGGAAGGAGAAGGGAGTGAATTTCTACTATACTTACCTATATAA
- a CDS encoding FAD-binding protein — MKNLIVNSRNYWLPESVDEVIQLVNQAKQNKQKIAVRGAAHSFPLVKTNEQDSSYLFMMLTYLDKILSFDKTKGIVTVQAGCHLGLDPFDPTGVSTLENSLLYQLDPFDLKTGKRTQAPGWALPDLGGITHQTVGGFMATGSSGGATKYSFEDSILSVDIVHADENGAKVSTFSRPSDDSDDPFFGVAFVNLGLMGIIVSVTFQCIPSFNISGNELTTFYDGCEIDLFGEGSKGKLSLEQFLQKPKYTRLMWWPQTTAQKMVVWQADRVDAFNDWQDFKSVPYKEVPFIFGSPDLAELAADAIFTFVGNWPKWLEHLFGNGEKTKEEIEKFAKKLNPYLIKLILKIFEPVSEKDPKPQEFTDIWWNGLPMDNQMSDKLFPVWFTELWIPLNLSQKVMNDLKIFYENTDHAGAFSCEIYAAGKNKFWLSPAYDTDVIRIDIFWFGHNPGNPSDYYQYFWKELAQYNFRPHWGKYLPAPDGEQGVEYLKSVYPDTWQKWMELRKQMDPDNIFLTNYWAQHLNLEN, encoded by the coding sequence ATGAAAAATTTAATTGTAAACTCAAGAAACTACTGGCTTCCTGAAAGTGTGGATGAAGTAATTCAATTGGTTAATCAGGCGAAACAGAACAAACAAAAAATTGCAGTGAGGGGAGCAGCCCATTCATTTCCTTTAGTAAAAACGAATGAACAGGATAGTAGTTATCTGTTTATGATGTTAACTTATTTAGACAAAATATTATCATTTGATAAAACCAAAGGCATCGTTACAGTTCAGGCAGGTTGTCATCTGGGATTGGATCCATTCGATCCGACAGGTGTGTCAACCTTAGAGAATTCTTTACTGTATCAATTAGACCCATTTGATTTAAAGACCGGGAAACGTACACAGGCTCCCGGGTGGGCACTTCCTGATTTGGGAGGCATAACGCATCAGACTGTCGGAGGTTTTATGGCGACCGGGTCTTCCGGAGGTGCCACAAAATACTCTTTTGAAGATTCGATTTTAAGTGTTGATATAGTACATGCAGATGAGAATGGTGCAAAAGTAAGTACTTTTTCAAGACCATCTGATGATTCAGACGACCCATTCTTTGGGGTTGCATTTGTGAATCTGGGATTGATGGGTATAATTGTTTCTGTCACTTTTCAGTGTATTCCTTCCTTCAATATATCCGGCAATGAATTAACAACATTTTATGATGGATGTGAAATTGATTTGTTCGGTGAAGGTTCAAAGGGTAAGCTTAGTCTGGAACAATTTCTCCAAAAACCCAAATATACCAGATTGATGTGGTGGCCGCAAACGACCGCTCAAAAAATGGTGGTCTGGCAGGCTGACAGAGTAGATGCATTCAATGACTGGCAGGATTTTAAAAGCGTTCCATATAAGGAAGTTCCTTTCATTTTTGGCAGTCCTGATCTTGCTGAATTGGCCGCCGATGCTATATTTACTTTCGTGGGTAACTGGCCGAAATGGCTTGAGCACTTATTTGGCAATGGCGAAAAAACAAAAGAGGAAATTGAGAAATTTGCAAAAAAATTAAATCCGTACTTAATTAAATTAATACTTAAAATATTTGAACCGGTATCAGAAAAAGATCCCAAACCTCAGGAATTTACAGATATCTGGTGGAATGGCCTGCCAATGGACAATCAGATGAGTGATAAGCTATTCCCTGTCTGGTTTACAGAATTATGGATACCTCTCAATCTCTCTCAGAAAGTGATGAATGACCTGAAGATATTTTATGAAAATACGGATCATGCAGGTGCCTTTTCTTGTGAAATATATGCAGCAGGTAAAAATAAATTCTGGCTTTCTCCTGCATATGATACGGATGTCATAAGAATAGATATTTTTTGGTTTGGCCACAATCCGGGTAATCCATCTGATTATTATCAATATTTCTGGAAAGAACTTGCACAATATAATTTCAGACCACATTGGGGTAAATATTTGCCTGCTCCCGATGGCGAACAAGGAGTTGAATATCTTAAATCCGTATATCCCGACACATGGCAAAAATGGATGGAATTAAGGAAACAAATGGATCCTGATAATATATTTCTGACGAATTATTGGGCCCAACATCTGAATTTGGAAAATTAA